The genomic stretch TCTCCCCTTCAATTTCGAGTTTGCCCGGATTCCAGTTGGGAGCCGGTATCGGCACTGCCTGGAGGAGCGCTATTGTGTAAGGATGCAGAGGATTCCGGATCACTTCCTCCGTCTCACCCACTTCAACCGCGACGCCGAGATACATAACGAGAATCCTGTCTGCGAGATAACGTGCCGACGCAATGTCGTGCGTTATGTAGATTATGGTGATGCCGAATTCACTTCTCAGGCGCAGCAGCAGATTCATGAAGCCTGCGCGAAGAGAAACATCCAGCATGGATATTGGCTCGTCGGCAATGAGCATTTCCGGCCTCAATACCAGCGCCCTTGCAGCAGCCACCCTTTGTCGCTCACCCCCGCTGAGTTCATGCGGAAACCTTTCAAGATAATTCTCAGGCGGTGTCAGATTCACCGTATAAAGTGCCTCGTTTACCAGACTCACAATCTTGTTTGGATTCCTGCTTAGCTTGTGCGCAATAACAGGCTCCTGAACAATGTCAAATATGGTCATCTTGGGGTCAAGAGAGTCATACGGATCCTGGAATATCATCTGTGTCTGCCTCCTGAAGATATCGTACATTCTGTCGCTCTCTCTCAGCGAACTCAGATCGATAGGTGGCAGATTTTCAATTTCCGGCGAACCGTTGTTGGGGGTGCCGGTGTATTCAGACGTTGTGTCTTTATCAGAGAACGTGTTCGTAACCGGACCGGGAAGATACATCAGCTTTCCGCTAGTGGGCTTCAGTAAACCCAGCGCCGTTTTACCAAGGGTTGTTTTACCGCTTCCGCTTTCGCCGACGATGGCAAATATCTCATTTCGCCATATATCTACAGAGATGTGGTCAACAGCCCTTACCAGCCTTCCTTCAGTGGACCTGCTGAACACTGATCCAAAAAGTGTTCCTCTGATATCAAAATACTTTGAAAGTTCTTCAGCTTTGACAACATCAGATGTATGTTCCGGCTTAAAAGAGTGAAATGATCCAGCCAGACCGGCAGTGGAAATATTTGATTTAAGTTTTCCTGAAACGAACTCGTTTGCAAAATGACACAGGCTGAGATGATCTTCTGAAATTTTTACGAGCGGAGGTTCCTGCCGGCTGCAAATATCCTGGGCGTAAAGGCACCTGGGTGCAAATCTGCATCCTGCAGGCGGGGACATCGGATCTGGTGGTGAGCCGGGTATACCGATTATTGGCTCCCTTGCTTTAGCAAGCGATGGATAGCTGTCCAGCAGGGATCGCGTGTATGGATTGCCCGGCTTCAGGTAAATTTCGTCCAGACTGCCAATTTCCATAATC from Candidatus Sysuiplasma acidicola encodes the following:
- a CDS encoding ABC transporter ATP-binding protein — its product is MQIQHTFNSNADTDAVIGIDNLSVNFETDEGTVMALDRVHLNIRKGETVGILGESGSGKSTLANAIISMLPDNALISGEVKFMGETVTAPEFSGKASVKLKRRQRKVLTEKLSRIRWKGISIVFQGSMNAFNPAYTIRKQISEVFRFHTSYSEEEISKRVTESVIHAGLNPGVLDSFPHELSGGMKQRAVIAMALALKPKLVIADEPTTGLDVITQARIISELKELRKSEIESMMVISHDIGVIAQLADRIAVMYAGRIMEIGSLDEIYLKPGNPYTRSLLDSYPSLAKAREPIIGIPGSPPDPMSPPAGCRFAPRCLYAQDICSRQEPPLVKISEDHLSLCHFANEFVSGKLKSNISTAGLAGSFHSFKPEHTSDVVKAEELSKYFDIRGTLFGSVFSRSTEGRLVRAVDHISVDIWRNEIFAIVGESGSGKTTLGKTALGLLKPTSGKLMYLPGPVTNTFSDKDTTSEYTGTPNNGSPEIENLPPIDLSSLRESDRMYDIFRRQTQMIFQDPYDSLDPKMTIFDIVQEPVIAHKLSRNPNKIVSLVNEALYTVNLTPPENYLERFPHELSGGERQRVAAARALVLRPEMLIADEPISMLDVSLRAGFMNLLLRLRSEFGITIIYITHDIASARYLADRILVMYLGVAVEVGETEEVIRNPLHPYTIALLQAVPIPAPNWNPGKLEIEGEIGSPVNVPKGCRFYRRCPYREDMCNAIPPPRQEAGSHWYLCHFNPEQLLKMRKDKFND